The following is a genomic window from Malus sylvestris chromosome 12, drMalSylv7.2, whole genome shotgun sequence.
GTGCAGAATACTTGCTATCGTCGGCTGGAATGCCCCGACAAGCAACCACCCCGCCCAGTACTTCTTATGGCACCATTTCCACCTTGAACCCACTGCGAGCATCTCATCATCAGCAAGGAGGCTCATTCATCGGTCAAGGTGCGGAATACCCTTCTCGATACTATGATTCAGCACACTACGCTCCTGATACTATTAATAACTTATCTGCTCGATCATATGATTTGGTGGGTTCCTCTCCTGGTACCCGTGGCCAGCTCGTGAACTTAACAGCTCGAGACTATGGATTGACGGGTCCGTCTCATGTACATACTAACCCAGAACTTGGGGGCAGTGGTCGTGTAACTTCAGATCTGAGTCCATTAGTCGCACGATACAGAACAAGTATACCTGCAAATGGAAGGACTGGACAGTTAGGATCAGCAGGAAGCCCTACACCGATGCGCATTGCAAGCCCGAACAGTTCCATCCCTTATGCCTATAGGGATCCGCTTAGGGCGCCTAACTACAATGACCGGGCGGTGCCTTCCAGCAGTGGCTATGGCGCGCCGTCTCAGCACCCCCCAGGCATTTATCACCTTTAGTCCAATCCTATAGTTCTTGGTAACTTACATTCACAACCAATGATTCCGTTTAGACTACTGTGTTTCGAATTCAGACCCTTGTTTCTCCGTAATTTAGAGTAAAGCAAAATCGCAGAAAAACCTTCATTTATATGCatcaatttctttattttaacaAAGGGTGGTACAAGTAAAGCAGTCAAATTGACATGCCCTTAACAATTTTGACATCACTAAATATTAGTTTCTACGCCCTCTATCTTGAAAAAGGCTATCAATTCCCGCGGCCCTCCATCCTTATCGAGTACTTCTGTTTTGTACTTTCCAGTGGGATTGGGCAAAGACTCGTCCTTGGCCGCAACAACAAGCAAATATAATGTGCCTGATTCATAAAACGATGTCCGAGCCGAAATCACTGTTTCAAATACTAACTTGTTTGTGGCATTCTTGTTGTTCTCGGAAACGGCCCACTCTCCGATCTCCGTCGCGTTTAAATTGATGCCGTCTGTTGGCTTCCAGGTACCGGGAACGTTGTTTGTTGTAGTAGCGGTTGCCAGAGAAACCAGCAGAGCAAGGAGAGCGAGAAAGAAGCAATGGGGATGCATTTTGTAACCCATGAGTTCGGTTCAAGAAGCGACGAGTCTTGGGAAAATTGTTATTGATGCATggataattatacaacatatgGTCAAATActtgtgtatgtatatattagaTAAGCATGGATATGGTGCACTGAATCGGGACAAACTGGCTAGTATAGTAAGCaataataacaacaaaattTTCGAAGTAATCAGTATTCAAACGGATGCTTCACTAGTTATAATGTATGTGAAGAGATAAAGAATTAATACACTGTATTTTAACGTTTCCAAATGACTTCAATTGGCTTGAAGTCACTTTCCATACCCAATATGTGTCCAAATAGAAATATTGTGAAAATGGCTAGATTCAATGCAATTAATCACATATATGAACTTTGTATATTTGACATCTCACATTCAATTTACATGCAAGAGATTTTGCAATGTGCTCGGAATATAAGCACATACGTCATATGTCATTACAGAAGTGGAGAAAAACTTGAAAGAAACACTTCTTTTcacttgtataataacatatgacATATCGCTCCGTGTTTTGAACATATTAAAAGATTACTTTTTACATACATCGCCCTTATCTGTGACATTATTTTATTTGGAAAGGTACAAATttcaataaaaaccaaaatccaTCCTTCCAGTTTGTAAGATAAACGGAATTAGGCAGCATTCAATTTATAGCTTTGCTATATCAAACCATCAGCAGTTCAGCAATAGTAAGACTGTCCTTCGTCTGTATATTTGGGTTTGCTTTACTGAGAACCGAAAACCTACTACGATGCGTCCTCATTGCTTCCTCGCACTCCTTACTCTGCTTACTCTTGCCGCTGCCGCCGCGACGAGGGAAGTGAGTCCCCCGTGGAAGGAAATTAAAGACCTCAAGGATCCATATCCATATGTGATAAGCATTGCAGAGTGGGGGGGTCTCAGAATACAACAAGAATGTCACAGGCACAAACAAGTTGGTGTTTCAAAATGTGACTTGGGGGGAAAGCGCGTTTATTTCAGACACGTTTTATGGGCTGATCATTGCGGCAAAAAATTAGTCGTTAACTATCCCGCCAGAAGAGTATAGACTTGGTGTATGGGACAGATTTCTAACCAGGCTATTCAGGGGCTTAAGAAAAAATGATGGCTCTGATGTTTAGTATTTCAAATTTACGGTTTAGTATTAGGGTTTGTAAGTGTTAAAAATATGGACAATGCTAGGGAGAATAAATTTGTAgagaaaattttgtaaaataaataacATAGAAGTCGATAATTGAATTATGACGTGAGATCAAATCTATGAAATAGCATTGAAAAGGACCACAGACTTCTCATCGTTAACAACACCCTCCCCGAACACTAGACTAGAGTAAAGGTGCCTCCTCTTGATTGAGCACCTGGACATTCGGCAAACAAATCCAATGTGGAACTATTCGTATGTATTTGTTTGAAAACTCAGATGCAACATGGATATGTGCCATACCTGCAACGTGCAAACAGAATCCGTTGCAGCAAATATTGCACCAATTGCTACGAATAGGAGATTAAAATTGTTAAAACACAAATAGAATccaaagaaacaaatgggaCAAAGAAAGTGAAATACCAAGAAGGTGCCCCAATTCCAGAGTTCCAATTTTCAATATCTTAAAGAATTGTGTAGCACCTGaatcaagcaaagacaaagtaaGTTTGCTGTTCAAATTCGAGTATAACTCATAAGTCATAAGCACCATCATGCCCGTAGGGGAAACAGCATGTGCAGAGTTACGAGCATACCTAATGATCATATGATAGTGCAGGATACTAATGTGCTGAAGTTAACGAAAAAGAATTGGGGCAGTGGTCATGTAACTTCAGATCTGATCCCATTAGTCGCAGGATACAGAACAAGTATACCTGCAAATGGAAGAACTGGACAGTTTGGATCAGCAGCAAGCCCTACACCGGTGCGCAATGCAAGCCTGAACAGTTCCATCCTTTGTGCCTATAGGGATCCGCTTGGAGCGCCTAAATACAATGACCGGTCAGTGTCTTCCAGCGGTGGCTATGTAGTGCCGTCTCAGCACCCCGGCCATTTTCACCTTTAGTTCAATCCAGTAGTTATTGGTAACTTATATTCACAACCAATGATTTCTGACGGTGTTGGAAACTTTTGATTTGTTATGTTTATGGACGCTTTCATTCATTGCCTTTTACCCTTTTAAGTAGATGATAAAATTATccattttgattttgatgaggGTAATTTTGGGATGTTTGTTGGGTGTAGATAAATAGTCATTAGattcttataaaaataaaaaataaagcatCCAAATTGACATACTCAACTCAACCATTGGCAAAGTGGTTGTCTAAAAAAGAAATCACAAGTGGTGCCAACGA
Proteins encoded in this region:
- the LOC126592346 gene encoding cysteine proteinase inhibitor 5-like translates to MGYKMHPHCFFLALLALLVSLATATTTNNVPGTWKPTDGINLNATEIGEWAVSENNKNATNKLVFETVISARTSFYESGTLYLLVVAAKDESLPNPTGKYKTEVLDKDGGPRELIAFFKIEGVETNI